In one window of Prosthecobacter fusiformis DNA:
- a CDS encoding cytochrome c oxidase assembly factor 1 family protein produces MNTEPPPFGDPTNINRENAAAVKKGVAVGCGGCLAVILLAIGFVASIFFIVMLFMRGADASVESLKRAQNSPQMKEALGEPIQMGWWVMGSFNSTAEEGQANLTIPVSGPRGSASIQTEATKEKGTWNYTRMTAELPTGTTVDLLQPLPSP; encoded by the coding sequence ATGAATACCGAACCTCCTCCTTTTGGCGATCCTACCAACATTAATCGGGAGAATGCCGCCGCCGTAAAAAAAGGTGTCGCCGTTGGCTGCGGTGGCTGCCTGGCGGTCATCCTCCTGGCCATCGGTTTCGTGGCCAGCATCTTCTTCATCGTCATGCTGTTTATGCGCGGAGCGGATGCCAGCGTCGAATCCCTAAAAAGAGCCCAAAATTCTCCCCAAATGAAAGAGGCACTGGGCGAACCCATCCAGATGGGCTGGTGGGTGATGGGCAGCTTCAACAGCACGGCGGAAGAGGGGCAGGCCAACCTGACGATCCCTGTCTCCGGCCCTCGCGGCTCCGCCAGTATCCAAACCGAAGCCACGAAGGAAAAAGGCACCTGGAACTACACCCGCATGACTGCCGAACTGCCCACCGGCACCACCGTCGATCTCCTGCAACCCCTTCCCTCCCCATAG
- a CDS encoding mandelate racemase/muconate lactonizing enzyme family protein: MKNTDIRITQAKVYFLPVTMRVPLKFGPETVTSVICLRTQVTVEDRSGRSATGWGETPLSVSWVWPSTLGVAERARRMEDFSVKLATRLVQSGLVGHPMEIGQDFIHGPLAETLAAANEAAGGPEMPYLGSLVAFSAFDIAVHDAYGNLLGCDVYDTYTAEYMSRDLSAFLEPEVGSGISFAGKYPADFLVKQAPKVLPVWHLVGGVDALETADLTGSEPKDEHPLLLADWIQRDGLKCLKVKLRGTDAAWDYERMVRVGRIGLANGVRWLSADFNCTVKDPAYVNDITDRLLADEPELYARTLYVEQPFPYDLEAHQIDVRSVSARKPLFLDESAHDWEFVRLGRRLGWSGVALKTCKTQTGALLSLCWAKAHGMPLMVQDLTNPMLAIIPHVKLAAHAGTIQGVECNAMQFYPDASVIEEKIHPGLYRRRGGVVDFSSLSGSGFGYRVEEIGRELPPVAAHAGV; this comes from the coding sequence ATGAAGAACACGGACATCCGAATCACCCAGGCTAAAGTTTATTTCCTCCCAGTCACCATGCGGGTGCCGCTGAAGTTCGGGCCTGAGACGGTGACTAGTGTGATTTGCCTGCGTACTCAGGTCACGGTGGAAGACCGCAGCGGGCGGTCGGCGACAGGTTGGGGGGAGACGCCGTTGAGTGTTTCCTGGGTGTGGCCGAGCACGCTGGGTGTGGCTGAGCGGGCGCGGCGGATGGAGGATTTTTCGGTGAAACTGGCCACCCGGCTGGTGCAGTCTGGCCTGGTGGGGCATCCGATGGAGATCGGGCAGGACTTTATTCATGGCCCGCTGGCGGAGACGCTGGCAGCGGCCAATGAAGCCGCAGGCGGGCCGGAGATGCCGTATCTTGGGTCTCTGGTAGCTTTCAGCGCTTTCGATATCGCGGTCCATGATGCCTATGGGAACCTGCTCGGCTGTGATGTTTATGATACTTATACGGCGGAGTATATGAGCCGTGACCTTTCCGCATTCCTGGAGCCGGAAGTGGGGAGTGGTATCAGCTTTGCGGGCAAATACCCGGCGGATTTCCTGGTTAAACAGGCCCCGAAGGTTCTGCCAGTGTGGCATTTGGTCGGCGGGGTGGATGCGCTGGAAACGGCGGACCTGACGGGCAGTGAGCCGAAAGATGAGCATCCGCTGCTGCTGGCGGACTGGATCCAGCGGGATGGCCTGAAGTGCCTGAAGGTGAAGCTGCGCGGCACGGATGCGGCCTGGGATTATGAACGCATGGTACGTGTGGGCAGGATCGGCCTGGCGAACGGAGTGCGCTGGCTCTCGGCGGACTTTAACTGTACGGTCAAGGATCCGGCGTATGTGAATGACATCACAGACCGCCTGCTGGCCGATGAGCCAGAACTGTATGCCCGCACGCTGTATGTAGAGCAGCCTTTCCCGTATGATCTGGAGGCGCATCAGATTGATGTGCGCAGTGTGTCGGCCCGCAAGCCGTTGTTCCTGGATGAAAGTGCCCATGACTGGGAATTCGTCCGCCTGGGCCGGAGGCTGGGCTGGTCGGGGGTGGCGCTGAAGACCTGCAAGACGCAGACGGGGGCGCTGCTGAGCCTGTGCTGGGCCAAGGCGCACGGCATGCCGCTGATGGTGCAGGACCTGACGAACCCGATGCTGGCCATCATCCCGCATGTGAAGCTGGCGGCCCATGCCGGGACTATCCAAGGCGTGGAATGCAATGCGATGCAGTTCTATCCGGATGCCTCGGTGATTGAGGAGAAGATCCATCCCGGTCTTTACCGCCGACGCGGTGGGGTGGTGGACTTTAGCAGCCTGAGCGGCAGCGGATTCGGATACCGGGTTGAGGAGATTGGCCGTGAGTTGCCTCCGGTGGCTGCCCATGCCGGGGTATAA
- the tpiA gene encoding triose-phosphate isomerase, which yields MTHVRKPIIAANWKMHMTPQETDDFLRAFSRLVPEKCPVQIVIAPPSISLTKAQEVLKNAQEDCVELAAQNMSQYPAGAYTGEISARMILECGCKHVILGHSERRSIYGETNAIVNAKVLAALEARLHPILCIGETLEERDGGLIEKVLESQLRESLAEVGARRVLDCVIAYEPVWAIGTGRTASPQQAQEAHAFTRSVLTDMFGEDTAQKLRIQYGGSVKPNNMGELISQKDVDGALVGGASLESGSFWEICRASIDWVNAQ from the coding sequence ATGACCCACGTCCGCAAGCCCATCATCGCCGCCAACTGGAAGATGCACATGACCCCCCAGGAGACGGATGATTTCCTCCGTGCCTTCTCCCGCCTGGTCCCTGAAAAGTGCCCCGTCCAGATCGTCATCGCCCCCCCTTCCATCAGCCTGACCAAGGCACAGGAAGTGCTGAAAAATGCCCAGGAAGATTGCGTCGAACTCGCGGCCCAGAACATGAGCCAGTATCCCGCCGGTGCCTACACCGGTGAGATCAGCGCCCGCATGATCCTGGAATGCGGCTGCAAGCATGTCATCCTCGGTCACAGCGAACGCCGCAGCATTTATGGCGAAACTAACGCCATCGTGAATGCCAAGGTCCTCGCCGCCCTCGAAGCCCGCCTGCACCCCATCCTTTGCATCGGCGAAACCCTGGAAGAACGCGATGGTGGCCTCATCGAGAAAGTCCTCGAAAGCCAGCTCCGCGAATCCCTGGCCGAAGTCGGCGCACGTCGCGTCCTGGATTGCGTCATCGCCTATGAACCCGTCTGGGCCATCGGCACCGGCCGCACCGCCAGCCCCCAGCAGGCCCAGGAAGCGCACGCCTTCACCCGCAGCGTCCTCACGGACATGTTCGGTGAAGACACCGCCCAGAAACTCCGCATCCAATACGGCGGCAGCGTCAAGCCCAACAACATGGGCGAGCTGATCAGTCAGAAGGACGTGGACGGTGCCCTCGTCGGCGGAGCCAGCCTGGAAAGCGGCAGCTTCTGGGAAATCTGCCGGGCCTCCATTGACTGGGTCAACGCCCAGTAA
- a CDS encoding phosphoglycerate kinase: MPKKTIRDIELSNKRVLVRVDFNVPLDEKDGAMVITDATRIQETLPTLKYLIEKGAKVILCSHLGRPKGQRDPKQSLAPVAPALSELLGVPVEFSEETTGESAKAKALALPAGGVLLLENTRFHAGEEKNDPELAKGLADLAEIFVNDAFGSAHRAHSSTAGVADYLPAVSGLLMEKELTYLHDELENPARPFVVILGGAKVSDKIGVINRLLEKADTIIIGGGMAYTFMKLVRGITIGKSLYKPEWEPIAQAALDKAKERGVNLLIPVDSLITDAFDFDAKKLGNTRYTSVGESIPDGWEGVDIGPESVKLFSEAIAGAKTVIWNGPMGVFEIKESAKGSFDVAAAIAENTSATTIIGGGDSVKAVKKAKLDDKMTFISTGGGASLELLEGKVLPGVACLQDK; encoded by the coding sequence ATGCCCAAAAAGACCATCCGCGACATCGAACTGAGCAACAAACGCGTCCTCGTCCGTGTGGACTTCAACGTTCCCCTCGACGAAAAAGACGGCGCGATGGTCATCACCGATGCCACCCGCATTCAGGAAACCCTGCCGACCCTGAAGTACCTCATCGAAAAAGGCGCCAAAGTCATCCTTTGCAGCCACCTGGGCCGTCCAAAAGGCCAGCGTGATCCCAAGCAATCTCTGGCACCGGTCGCCCCTGCCCTCAGCGAGCTGCTCGGCGTCCCCGTCGAATTCTCCGAAGAGACCACGGGCGAATCCGCCAAGGCCAAAGCCCTGGCCCTGCCTGCCGGTGGCGTCCTCCTGCTGGAAAACACCCGCTTCCACGCCGGTGAAGAAAAGAACGACCCCGAACTGGCCAAAGGCCTGGCCGACCTGGCGGAAATCTTCGTCAATGACGCCTTCGGTTCCGCCCACCGCGCTCACAGCTCCACCGCTGGCGTCGCCGATTACCTCCCTGCCGTCTCCGGTCTGCTCATGGAAAAAGAGCTGACCTATCTCCATGACGAACTGGAAAACCCTGCCCGTCCCTTCGTCGTCATCCTCGGCGGAGCCAAGGTCAGCGACAAGATCGGAGTCATCAACCGCCTCCTGGAAAAGGCCGATACCATCATCATCGGCGGCGGCATGGCCTATACCTTCATGAAGCTCGTCCGTGGCATCACCATCGGCAAAAGCCTCTACAAACCCGAGTGGGAGCCAATCGCCCAGGCTGCACTGGACAAGGCCAAGGAACGCGGAGTCAACCTCCTCATCCCCGTGGATTCCCTCATCACCGACGCCTTTGACTTCGATGCCAAGAAACTCGGCAACACTCGCTATACCTCAGTGGGCGAGAGCATCCCAGACGGCTGGGAAGGCGTGGACATCGGACCTGAATCCGTGAAGCTTTTCTCCGAAGCCATCGCCGGAGCCAAGACCGTCATCTGGAACGGCCCGATGGGTGTTTTCGAAATCAAGGAATCTGCCAAGGGCTCCTTCGACGTGGCAGCAGCCATCGCGGAAAACACCAGCGCCACGACCATCATCGGCGGTGGCGACAGCGTGAAGGCCGTGAAGAAAGCCAAGCTGGATGACAAAATGACCTTCATCTCCACCGGCGGCGGTGCCTCCCTGGAACTTCTCGAAGGTAAAGTCCTCCCAGGCGTGGCCTGCCTCCAGGACAAGTAA
- a CDS encoding nuclease-related domain-containing protein gives MENSRGLIFAGIYLIVMLGLFFGCFFWAVKKRLGKHPLGLDIRLQRQAGEHLRKEWEEMIESFFARMPLFLMAPWAAMFVASKLLRHFSKAAPEAVLVGILACAVAAFIVALRWMLKLTDRILNLRLGWFGERVVADQLETIKSKGYEVFHDVPCIGGSGPFNLDHVVVGQGIVVVVETKTRRKPKNVKDNHKVSYNGDKLCWPWGQSTQELEQVLRNSAWLKKELKTHLNLDVKVRPALTIPGWFVTGGPPQAPVLVVGYKLLPQFILQRFPRELTDAQTELVARHLRKLSSDLDYGAL, from the coding sequence ATGGAAAACTCCCGAGGTCTGATTTTTGCCGGTATTTACCTGATTGTAATGTTGGGTCTGTTCTTTGGATGCTTTTTTTGGGCTGTCAAAAAACGATTAGGCAAACATCCGCTGGGGCTGGACATTCGGCTTCAGCGTCAGGCTGGAGAACATCTGCGGAAGGAATGGGAGGAAATGATCGAGAGTTTCTTTGCGCGGATGCCGCTTTTCTTGATGGCACCGTGGGCGGCTATGTTCGTGGCATCCAAGCTTTTGCGTCACTTTTCAAAAGCTGCTCCTGAGGCTGTTTTAGTGGGGATCCTCGCGTGCGCGGTAGCGGCTTTTATTGTGGCGTTGCGATGGATGCTAAAATTGACGGACCGAATACTGAACTTGCGGCTGGGCTGGTTTGGCGAGCGTGTCGTGGCGGACCAGTTGGAGACGATCAAATCGAAGGGCTATGAAGTTTTCCATGATGTGCCGTGCATCGGTGGCAGCGGTCCATTCAACCTGGACCACGTGGTGGTAGGACAGGGGATCGTGGTGGTGGTGGAAACCAAGACCCGTCGGAAGCCCAAGAACGTCAAAGACAACCACAAGGTGAGCTACAACGGTGATAAGCTGTGCTGGCCCTGGGGGCAGAGCACTCAGGAACTGGAGCAGGTGTTGAGGAATTCAGCCTGGCTGAAAAAAGAGCTGAAGACGCATCTGAACCTGGACGTGAAAGTGCGCCCTGCGCTGACCATCCCTGGCTGGTTTGTGACGGGCGGTCCACCGCAAGCGCCCGTGCTGGTCGTGGGGTACAAATTATTGCCGCAGTTCATCCTGCAGCGCTTCCCGCGTGAACTGACGGACGCCCAGACTGAATTGGTGGCCCGGCATTTGAGGAAGCTGAGCTCGGATTTGGATTATGGGGCGCTGTGA
- the hemC gene encoding hydroxymethylbilane synthase: protein MSQPTLTLGTRGSELALTQTRMVTEALQAAHTQLNVVRQIIQTSGDKRQDLRFSEFNVVAHVDKGIFIKELEIALENSEIDAAVHSLKDVPSDLATGFVIAAVLPRAAIEDVLITREACTLETLPQGARVGTSSVRRAAQLKWLRPDVEIVEIRGNVPTRVKKVLGDQPLDAVLLAAAGLMRLGLMEGDRILIEGQTLSALTLDPVTFLPAAGQGAIAIECRSGDEVSIQAVRALNDAETEARVTVEREFLRLLGAGCQTPVGAHTWVNGDQMTMAVRVFNEADLSVAPVELEATGPVSDPKALAAELAKQVLG, encoded by the coding sequence ATGTCCCAACCCACTCTTACTCTCGGCACCCGTGGCAGCGAACTGGCCCTCACGCAGACGCGCATGGTCACGGAGGCGCTGCAAGCGGCTCACACGCAACTGAACGTGGTGCGCCAGATCATCCAGACCAGCGGCGACAAGCGCCAGGACCTGCGGTTTTCCGAATTCAACGTAGTGGCCCATGTGGACAAGGGCATCTTCATCAAGGAACTCGAAATCGCTTTGGAAAATAGCGAGATCGATGCCGCCGTACATAGCCTGAAGGATGTGCCTTCGGATCTGGCCACAGGTTTTGTCATCGCTGCTGTATTGCCGCGTGCTGCGATTGAAGATGTGCTCATCACCCGCGAGGCCTGCACTTTAGAAACCCTGCCTCAGGGTGCCCGGGTGGGCACCAGCAGTGTGCGCCGCGCGGCTCAGCTCAAGTGGCTGCGGCCGGATGTGGAGATCGTCGAGATCCGTGGGAATGTGCCGACACGAGTGAAAAAGGTGCTGGGAGATCAGCCTCTGGATGCCGTGCTTCTGGCCGCTGCCGGCCTGATGCGCCTGGGCCTCATGGAGGGGGACCGTATCCTGATTGAGGGGCAAACGCTCAGCGCATTGACGCTCGACCCCGTGACTTTTCTACCGGCTGCAGGGCAGGGGGCTATCGCTATCGAATGCCGTTCTGGGGATGAGGTGTCTATTCAAGCGGTACGTGCATTGAATGATGCTGAAACCGAAGCGCGGGTGACGGTGGAGCGTGAGTTTTTGCGCCTGCTCGGGGCTGGATGCCAGACTCCTGTGGGCGCTCATACCTGGGTGAACGGGGACCAGATGACCATGGCAGTGCGGGTCTTTAATGAAGCAGATCTTTCCGTGGCTCCTGTGGAATTGGAGGCCACTGGCCCGGTGAGTGATCCCAAGGCTCTGGCGGCAGAGCTGGCCAAACAGGTGCTGGGATAA
- a CDS encoding L,D-transpeptidase family protein, producing the protein MGTAVGAGMIVILSQPDLKTTQTLASLTLNPAVQTQTLFNPEPKPQVKAAPKVLPKPDEPKLAPIAPPANAMPVATKAVPLPAPVPAKPWEWQPLVDDVAARFRTDIPDTGGLPLLYMAVLQDDAEWISQLISQGASATEVTPGGDTPLCAAIRHASPETVRALLYGGADPTQMNFEKQPPIVLASLRRGSDILRALTAAGVDPNTRFASPVSRSVLERVMIKDLKHSLENDRGVTPLMACAARGDVEGAAELIRAGAKASFCTTRYKRYPINFAATQGYLFLMRIILGRQPESEPQILVTVNLTQQRAWVTQEGKIIDSCLVSTGREGFDTPAGRYVITDKHRAWTSTLYHVSMPFFMRLNCSAIGLHSGYVTGRPASHGCIRLPYEKAKKFFGLVGVGDEVQIVY; encoded by the coding sequence GTGGGTACAGCCGTAGGCGCAGGGATGATTGTGATCTTGAGCCAGCCCGATCTCAAAACCACCCAGACATTGGCTTCCCTGACGCTGAATCCTGCGGTGCAGACACAGACTCTGTTCAATCCCGAACCGAAGCCGCAGGTCAAAGCTGCGCCCAAAGTCCTGCCAAAGCCGGATGAGCCCAAGCTGGCCCCCATTGCACCTCCTGCGAATGCAATGCCCGTCGCCACGAAAGCAGTACCTCTCCCCGCTCCAGTTCCAGCCAAGCCTTGGGAATGGCAACCGCTGGTGGATGACGTGGCCGCCCGCTTTCGCACCGACATCCCAGATACCGGCGGCCTGCCACTGCTGTATATGGCCGTTCTTCAGGACGATGCAGAATGGATCAGCCAGCTCATTTCCCAGGGTGCCAGTGCCACGGAAGTAACCCCCGGTGGAGATACCCCCCTGTGTGCGGCCATCCGTCATGCTTCACCTGAAACTGTCCGCGCACTTCTTTATGGAGGTGCTGACCCGACCCAGATGAATTTCGAAAAGCAGCCCCCCATTGTCCTGGCCTCTCTTCGCCGTGGCTCTGACATCCTCCGGGCACTGACCGCTGCTGGTGTGGATCCTAACACACGCTTTGCCTCCCCTGTCTCCAGATCGGTGCTTGAGCGGGTCATGATCAAGGACCTGAAACATTCCCTGGAGAATGATCGGGGCGTGACCCCCCTCATGGCCTGTGCAGCGCGTGGGGATGTGGAGGGTGCAGCGGAACTCATTCGGGCCGGGGCCAAAGCCAGCTTCTGCACCACCCGTTATAAACGCTATCCCATTAACTTCGCCGCCACGCAGGGATACCTTTTCCTGATGCGCATCATCCTGGGGCGCCAGCCAGAGTCCGAACCCCAAATCCTCGTGACCGTCAACCTGACCCAGCAACGCGCCTGGGTGACACAGGAAGGCAAGATCATCGACAGTTGTCTGGTTTCCACGGGCCGGGAAGGCTTCGATACCCCGGCAGGTCGGTATGTCATCACCGACAAACATCGTGCTTGGACCTCGACTCTCTATCATGTGTCCATGCCCTTTTTCATGCGTCTGAATTGCAGCGCCATCGGCCTGCATAGCGGCTACGTCACCGGCCGCCCCGCCTCCCATGGCTGCATCCGGCTGCCGTATGAAAAAGCGAAGAAATTCTTCGGCCTCGTCGGTGTGGGTGACGAGGTTCAAATTGTCTATTGA
- a CDS encoding TonB-dependent receptor, producing MTAQETQPGQPAPKPAAAPPAQQAALTAPSPLTLSLILDSLRNLPALMPQAGSAEPRVMRPLSDATQSTPGAWLRHGSLRQDSTFFLRGLGGSVSNPYVTTYLDGVPQLHGYSANVELLDGEEASVLTGPQGTALPRNSLGGALWITSRRPSLTNFEGEMESTYGNYNLYEFRGRVTTPLIRDQLGFSFAGGYQERDGFSENPATGHDLDSRSASFGKAQFLWTPDPALEVRLIITGESARDGDDALNRLDALRRTSHQGSARDLEGYSNRDVLQPTLQITYHGEHFDLTSTTGYTWWETDRLVDQDRSAEFPLGYVSGPGPALRVRVDRSDTTFQQLRNRAEQHTFTQALRLSNPADTPVILSDSVKMAWHAGAVFHHTDHEQQTNLHQAEADLSTPPPGFFFPLDAQNINTATQMETTGITTYLQGTFTFRERLHLQTGLRWDYERQRFEGSQLLTALSIVGPIVPFAYYPLTIAATSRHLQSFTPEAALTFELTPDLLTYISFTGGRQPQTTFDYGNAWDDAHYDYNQARSWNYEWGLQGRVRQAPVSYSLALFYSDLRNLQVNTSDPTHSSSPYFNGGVSVGHADASAYGLETALAWSPLPCWQLYGQAALTQATYRRGSMETVFIERHSISGHQLAYSPDYTATVGTLFTWKLPHSLSLYAGADVQFIGPYHFDATNQAAQDAFTLTHFRLGIRHRNWFAEAFAQNAFDTEYVSSAHLYAENTYADTYYLGESGPPATFGLRVGLRF from the coding sequence ATGACAGCTCAGGAAACCCAACCCGGGCAGCCTGCCCCAAAACCAGCCGCCGCACCGCCAGCCCAGCAAGCCGCCCTCACTGCGCCCAGTCCCCTCACCCTGAGTCTGATCCTGGATTCCCTGCGCAATCTCCCTGCCCTCATGCCCCAGGCAGGGTCTGCCGAGCCCCGTGTGATGCGCCCGCTCAGCGATGCCACCCAGAGCACGCCCGGTGCCTGGCTGCGCCATGGCAGCCTGCGTCAGGATAGCACCTTCTTCCTTCGTGGTCTGGGCGGCAGCGTCAGCAATCCCTACGTCACCACCTACCTGGACGGCGTGCCTCAGCTCCATGGCTATTCAGCGAATGTGGAGTTGCTGGACGGCGAGGAAGCTTCCGTCCTGACCGGGCCGCAAGGCACCGCCCTACCGCGTAATTCCCTAGGCGGAGCCCTGTGGATCACCAGCCGCCGCCCTTCCCTAACTAACTTTGAGGGAGAAATGGAAAGCACCTACGGCAACTACAATCTCTACGAGTTTCGCGGTCGCGTGACCACCCCCCTGATCCGCGATCAGCTCGGCTTCAGCTTTGCAGGTGGGTATCAGGAGCGGGACGGCTTTTCTGAAAACCCTGCCACAGGTCATGATTTGGACTCCCGCAGCGCCAGCTTTGGCAAAGCCCAGTTCCTCTGGACTCCAGATCCCGCATTAGAGGTGCGCCTGATCATCACCGGTGAATCCGCACGCGATGGCGATGACGCGCTGAACCGTCTGGATGCCCTCCGCCGCACCTCCCACCAGGGCAGTGCCCGCGATCTGGAGGGCTATTCCAACCGCGATGTCCTGCAGCCCACCCTCCAGATCACCTATCATGGGGAGCACTTCGACCTCACCTCCACGACCGGTTATACCTGGTGGGAAACCGACAGGCTGGTGGACCAGGATCGGAGCGCAGAGTTTCCGCTCGGTTATGTATCAGGCCCAGGCCCCGCCCTACGTGTGCGGGTCGATCGCAGCGACACCACTTTCCAGCAGCTCCGCAACCGTGCGGAGCAACACACCTTCACGCAAGCGCTCCGACTTTCAAACCCCGCTGACACACCGGTGATCCTGTCCGATTCCGTGAAGATGGCCTGGCACGCCGGGGCCGTCTTTCATCATACAGACCATGAGCAGCAGACAAATCTTCATCAAGCAGAGGCCGACTTGAGCACGCCACCTCCCGGATTCTTCTTCCCACTGGATGCGCAAAACATCAACACAGCCACTCAGATGGAGACGACCGGGATCACGACCTACCTCCAGGGCACCTTCACTTTCAGAGAACGGCTGCACCTGCAAACAGGACTGCGATGGGACTATGAACGTCAGCGATTTGAGGGTTCTCAGCTTTTAACCGCGCTCTCCATCGTCGGCCCCATCGTTCCATTCGCTTATTACCCCTTAACAATCGCCGCCACCAGCCGCCACTTGCAGTCCTTCACCCCAGAGGCCGCGCTCACCTTTGAACTGACGCCGGATCTGCTCACCTACATCTCCTTCACCGGGGGCCGCCAGCCTCAGACCACGTTCGATTACGGCAATGCGTGGGATGACGCCCACTATGACTATAACCAGGCCCGGAGCTGGAACTACGAATGGGGTCTCCAAGGCCGCGTCAGGCAGGCCCCCGTCAGCTATTCCCTAGCCTTGTTTTACAGCGATCTGAGAAACCTCCAGGTGAACACGTCTGACCCCACTCATAGCTCCAGTCCCTACTTCAACGGCGGCGTGAGTGTCGGCCACGCCGATGCCTCTGCCTACGGCCTGGAGACCGCTCTGGCCTGGAGCCCCCTGCCCTGCTGGCAGCTCTATGGCCAGGCCGCGCTGACCCAGGCCACCTATCGCCGGGGCAGCATGGAAACCGTGTTCATTGAGCGGCACTCCATTTCAGGTCACCAGCTCGCTTATTCCCCCGACTACACCGCCACAGTCGGCACCCTCTTCACCTGGAAGCTCCCGCACAGCCTCTCCCTCTATGCGGGGGCGGATGTCCAATTCATCGGCCCCTACCACTTTGATGCCACCAACCAGGCCGCGCAGGACGCCTTCACCCTGACTCACTTTCGGTTAGGCATCAGGCATCGGAACTGGTTCGCGGAAGCCTTCGCCCAAAATGCCTTCGATACCGAGTATGTGTCCTCCGCCCACCTCTATGCTGAGAACACATATGCCGATACCTACTACCTCGGCGAAAGCGGCCCTCCCGCCACCTTCGGCCTCCGTGTCGGCCTGCGATTTTGA